A genome region from Triticum aestivum cultivar Chinese Spring chromosome 2B, IWGSC CS RefSeq v2.1, whole genome shotgun sequence includes the following:
- the LOC123045377 gene encoding uncharacterized protein — translation MPPHAPSFEKSCSGDRQRQESGGQLLRGPGQRSASFHGRGAEQRHQLPKQRPKTQPDLLAGVRGRSFRAADGGEPLAELAVRRTPSKVLVNVTVQRSLWPLNVMASAEWSVADLVAAAVGIYVKEGRRPLLPSTDPATFSLHYSQFSLESLDPREKVMELGSRSFFLCPRSSSAAVQTSSSSCSSAGASGVRNAGEAPTSAGEPPAWLRYMPFWPTM, via the exons ATGCCTCCTCACGCGCCTTCCTTCGAGAAGAGCTGCTCCGGCGACCGGCAAAGGCAGGAGTCAGGAGGGCAGCTGCTGCGAGGCCCGGGGCAGCGGTCGGCGTCGTTCCACGGGCGCGGGGCGGAGCAGCGGCACCAGCTGCCAAAGCAGAGGCCCAAGACGCAGCCGGACCTGCTCGCCGGCGTTAGGGGCAGGAGCTTCCGCGCCGCCGACGGCGGCGAGCCGCTGGCGGAGCTGGCGGTCCGGAGGACGCCGAGCAAGGTGCTGGTGAACGTGACCGTGCAGAGGAGCCTGTGGCCGCTGAACGTCATGGCGTCGGCGGAGTGGAGCGTGGCGGACCTCGTGGCCGCCGCCGTGGGGATCTACGTCAAGGAGGGCAGGCGGCCCTTGCTGCCGTCGACCGACCCGGCGACCTTCAGCCTACACTACTCCCAGTTCAGCTTGGAAA GTTTGGACCCGAGGGAGAAGGTGATGGAGCTAGGGTCCCGGAGCTTCTTCCTGTGCCCCAGGTCCTCTTCGGCCGCCGTCCAGACCTCCTCATCTTCCTGCTCCTCCGCCGGCGCAAGCGGTGTCAGGAACGCCGGGGAGGCTCCTACGTCAGCAGGCGAACCGCCGGCCTGGCTCCGGTACATGCCGTTCTGGCCGACCATGTAG